One region of Daphnia pulicaria isolate SC F1-1A chromosome 7, SC_F0-13Bv2, whole genome shotgun sequence genomic DNA includes:
- the LOC124349710 gene encoding zinc finger and BTB domain-containing protein 49-like isoform X1, which yields MGLLGDVVNQVVNSVPIVGHIKGMVHYACGDTERGDAAVWSATRTAVVLGAGVAGALAGPAGAVAAATAAGAAADLTFYANGEPQLHGIARVIKTPRKSLSWLAAGINVLGDGCLGVSLGVSAGLGVIGLNGSVLEEQLTNVAMNGAFLAWTTFNSAGTENRNAKRKRAATATPGTSDDSTERPKRPKTNGNQQEMIVAIDENSHQAISGSSGVTEIRINLAERMLLSAIGTGISADPRRTSLEAVFQESRLQQSYSIVTNTLASSERAPTFHRSATLEKKTCFSGKHSAEAVAEIEIQRLQGFSNSYGGLSNNDPNFNRNFSVGLRCDEDEEEDADEDILSTNLSTSKNGNCISSKHAVKTKRPNGSMRANSMSSKRNRKERYSCQVCRKMFPTPSNLAAHFRIHSGTKPFKCDLCSRSFRQKIHLQSHMRSIHKIIVDK from the exons GTCAACCAAGTGGTCAACTCCGTACCAATAGTGGGCCACATCAAGGGAATGGTCCACTATGCGTGCGGCGATACGGAAAGAGGTGACGCAGCCGTTTGGTCAGCCACACGCACTGCAGTCGTCTTGGGAGCGGGAGTCGCCGGTGCGTTGGCAGGTCCTGCCGGAGCTGTTGCCGCAGCAACCGCTGCTGGCGCTGCTGCCGATCTTACCTTTTACGCCAATGGAGAGCCACAGTTGCACGGTATCGCCCGGGTAATCAAGACTCCCAGAAAATCCCTTTCTTGGCTTGCGGCAGGCATCAACGTGTTGGGCGATGGATGCCTTGGCGTCAGCCTTGGTGTCAGCGCTGGGCTCGGCGTGATTGGGCTCAACGGAAGCGTATTGGAAGAGCAGTTGACTAATGTTGCCATGAACGGCGCATTTTTGGCGTGGACCACTTTCAATTCCGCCGGAACAG AAAATCGAAATGCCAAACGGAAACGTGCAGCAACAGCGACgccgggaacctcggatgatTCGACAGAAAGGCCAAAGCGGCCCAAAACTAATGGCAACCAGCAGG aaatGATTGTAGCTATCGACGAAAACTCGCATCAAGCCATCAGTGGATCATCAGGAGTTACAGAAATCCGGATAAATCTTGCGGAAAGAATGCTTCTATCGGCCATAGGAACGGGAATAAGTGCGGATCCGAGGCGCACATCTCTGGAGGCCGTTTTTCAAGAGTCTCGTTTACAGCAAAGTTACTCCATTGTAACGAACACCTTGGCCTCATCTGAACGAGCTCCAACATTTCACAGATCGGCAACTCTtgagaaaaaaacatgttttagTGGGAAACACAGCGCAGAAGCTGTggctgaaattgaaattcaacgACTTCAAGGTTTCTCTAATTCGTATGGCGGACTGAGTAACAACGATCCGAATTTTAATAGGAATTTTTCTGTTGGTCTACGTTGCGATGAGGACGAAGAAGAGGATGCGGATGAAGATATTTTGTCAACCAACTTAAGTACTAGTAAAAATGGTAACTGCATTAGTTCTAAACATGCAGTGAAGACAAAAAGGCCGAATGGAAGCATGCGTGCAAACAGCATGAGTTCTAAGCGTAATCGTAAAGAACGTTACAGCTGTCAAGTCTGCCGTAAAATGTTCCCGACACCTAGCAATTTAGCTGCCCATTTTAGGATCCATTCGGGAACGAAACCTTTTAAATGTGACCTCTGTTCCCGGTCATTTCGCCAGAAAATTCATTTACAGAGTCATATGCGTAGCATTCACAAGATCATAGTTGACAAGTGA
- the LOC124349400 gene encoding contactin-like, which yields MNPVTLLLFTFLVWESNAQLLTSPNSLFGQTNVKSETYDPDAICPKSWVHYATSCYKFIRSPIKTRDEARQYCRAFNSDLTSVNTLEEHSFITTYLNKNDPSHRIWYISGRQQSPGVWINDGDGTTMMNLDTAFLPNQETVFEKDFLSYGYSLSARQWGLLRVDGKDPLLYICEIPVNQVNLLDVEDRTFQYGIVVNDITRIPRGPYFIRQPVPVVFDLTRRKTLNQVTLSCIANGYPTPEFQWYKEDFESDQLVSKRIDPLLMPRHTVSGGLLIITNPEEIKDRGKYHCVASNQYGSIVSESVQLSFGFIGEFNLKRSSENGLEHWGKAIYCDPPQYFPDIQYYWVRDVFPNFVEEDSRTFVSFDGNLYFSSLENIDRGRYSCNVQSTVSSNGRNGPFFSVEVRQHPNYQQLKFPNNFPKSFPEAPRVGEDVRLECVAFGYPVPNYNWTRKGAPLPKGVVITNYNRILVLPKVKVEDMGEYVCRATNDKVSIEGSVTVSVQATPVFTIPLGDMHMDRGEDLLWTCEAFGIPDVNYLWLRNGQVLDPLSLEQGDRERFEIRENVLIIRKLDPDRDQAMYQCKASNQIAERYSSGQLRILDIKPSFAKKPLESDIYAADGGNVTIACNPEAAPRPKYVWRKDGFAIGSGGRRIILPSGHLLINPVSMEDVGNFTCTAENRFGSDSSTGRVIVLRGPVFVEEPPNRILTTVGQTEQLRCRASAEGILDLAYIWKHNGITLRFDSSPVDFHDNLEAAHYIRSREGSLEINNITLGQAGEYECVAKTSVGRISTKTHLFVYGPPGAVGGVQVLELTSSSAVLRWTDGATNGDPIRLYMVEGRTNWNQTWSVLAMNITAKDVDRLTSRKEAQLINTVSPYSTYEFRISAANTLGYGPSSIPSPQYNTRPDRIFQPPTNVGGGGGKTGDLTITWTPFVGQQQNASGTYYKVFWRRLAGVDADVTEESEYQSQIVKHSRSAGLFVATVDRNRRYYYTPYKVKVQGCNDVGCGQESPEVSIYSAEDVPQVAPNQVAARAFNSTSLNVTWLPMDLSRKQMRGNMIGFRIKYWRRQDKEDASVFYLSRSTRNEALIVGLMPDTYYWVRVMAYNGAGEGPQSERFLERTFKKAPLKPPTTVQVVAVNPSTVRVTWRYVAPSIEEEPLIGYKVRVWESDQDMSTANDTLVPLGRKLEAYVTGLSWGKRYNLRVLAYSQGGDGKMSSPTWVFRMGDDSDVNSSVQMNVAILVLLASVILSICQTFTYNLGLYT from the exons ATGAATCCTGTCACGTTGTTACTCTTCACATTCCTTGTTTGGGAATCAAATGCACAACTTTTAACGTCGCCCAACAGTTTATTTGGACAAACTAATGTCAAAAGTGAAACTTATGATCCTGATGCAATCTGTCCAAAATCTTGGGTGCACTACGCCACGTCATGTTACAAATTCATTCGAAGCCCAATCAAAACTAGAGATGAAGCTAGGCAGTACTGCAGAGCTTTCAACTCTGACTTAACCAGTGTAAACACACTTGAAGAACACAGTTTTATCACAACATACCTCAACAAGAATGACCCCAGTCATAGAATTTGGTACATCAGTGGAAGACAACAAAGCCCAGGTGTATGGATCAACGATGGAGATGGCACTACCATGATGAATCTTGATACAGCCTTCTTACCTAATCAAGAAACTGTCTTTGAAAAGGACTTCTTATCTTATGGTTATTCACTCTCAGCTAGACAGTGGGGTCTTTTGCGTGTGGATGGAAAAGACCCATTGCTTTATATCTGTGAAATTCCTGTCAATCAG GTGAATTTATTGGATGTGGAAGACAGAACATTTCAGTATGGAATTGTTGTAAATGATATCACTAGAATTCCGCGTGGGCCTTACTTTATTCGGCAACCAGTGCCTGTGGTATTTGATCTGACCAGAAGGAAGACATTGAATCAAGTTACCCTTAGTTGTATAGCAAATGGTTACCCTACCCCAGAATTCCAATGGTACAAAGAAGATTTTGAAAGCGACCAGCTTGTTTCCAAACGGATTGATCCGCTTCTAATGCCACGACATACTGTCAGTGGTGGTTTGCTAATTATTACCAATCCAGAGGAGATCAAAGAcag AGGAAAATATCATTGCGTAGCCAGCAACCAATACGGATCTATCGTATCCGAGAGTGTGCAACTTTCCTTTGGCTTTATTGGAGAATTCAATCTCAAGCGTTCATCAGAAAACGGTCTTGAACATTGGGGAAAAGCGATTTATTGTGATCCTCCTCAATACTTCCCTGATATCCAATACTATTGGGTCCGCGATGTTTTCCCCAATTTTGTAGAAGAGGATTCCcgaacttttgtttcttttgacgGAAACTTGTATTTTTCATCCCTTGAAAATATCGACCGAGGCCGCTATTCCTGCAATGTGCAAAGTACCGTTTCCAGTAACGGTCGTAATGGACCTTTCTTTTCGGTCGAAGTTCGCCAGCATCCTAATTACCAACAGCTCAAATTCCCAAACAATTTCCCCAAGAGTTTCCCAGAAGCCCCAAGAGTTGGTGAAGATGTTCGACTTGAATGCGTAGCATTTGGTTACCCTGTCCCTAATTACAACTGGACTCGTAAAGGAGCTCCATTACCTAAGGGTGTTGTCATCACAAACTACAACCGAATTCTCGTTTTACCCAAAGTAAAAGTTGAAGATATGGGAGAATATGTTTGCCGCGCCACCAATGACAAG GTTTCAATTGAAGGATCTGTGACAGTTAGCGTTCAAGCCACACCAGTATTTACAATTCCGCTTGGAGATATGCATATGGACAGGGGCGAAGAtttgttgtggacttgtgAAGCATTTGGCATACCCGACGTCAATTATCTGTGGCTACGAAACGGACAG GTTCTCGACCCTCTTTCGCTTGAGCAAGGAGATCGCGAACGCTTCGAGATccgtgaaaatgttttgattatACGCAAACTGGACCCAGACCGTGATCAAGCAATGTATCAGTGCAAAGCTTCGAATCAAATTGCGGAGAGGTACTCATCCGGCCAGCTGAGAATATTGGACATAAAGCCTTCGTTTGCTAAAAA GCCTTTGGAATCCGACATTTATGCTGCTGACGGAGGAAACGTTACTATTGCATGCAACCCGGAAGCTGCACCTCGACCGAAATATGTGTGGAGGAAAGATGGCTTCGCTATTGGTTCTGGTGGAAGAAGAATTATTCTTCCATCTGGACACTTGCTTATCAATCCTGTTTCTATGGAAGACGTTGGAAATTTCACTTGCACCGCCGAAAATcg GTTTGGCTCGGATTCTAGTACAGGGCGCGTCATTGTTTTGCGTGGGCCAGTATTCGTGGAGGAACCTCCTAACCGCATCCTCACCACAGTAGGACAGACGGAACAGTTACGTTGTCGAGCGTCGGCAGAGGGCATCCTTGATTTGGCTTACATCTGGAAACACAATGGAATTACATTGCGGTTTGATTCGTCTCCCGTCGACTTTCACGATAATTTGGAAGCGGCTCACTACATCCGCTCAAGAGAAGGCAGTCTTGAAATCAATAACATAACATTGGGTCAAGCTGGAGAATACGAGTGTGTGGCCAAGACTTCTGTCGGCCGTATCTCCACCAAAACACACTTGTTTGTGTATGGACCTCCGGGAGCTGTCGGTGGTGTCCAA GTCTTGGAGCTTACTTCATCGTCAGCTGTCCTCAGATGGACTGATGGTGCAACCAACGGTGATCCCATCCGCCTGTATATGGTGGAAGGTAGAACTAACTGGAATCAAACGTGGAGTGTCCTTGCCATGAACATCACAGCCAAAGACGTGGATCGACTGACTTCCCGCAAAGAAGCCCAACTTATCAACACTGTCTCTCCTTATTCTACTTACGAATTCCGAATCTCGGCTGCCAATACGCTTGGCTACGGACCATCCTCAATTCCATCACCACAATATAATACACGCCCAGATCGAATCTTCCAACCCCCTACCAATGTCGGTGGCGGCGGTGGAAAGACTGGTGATTTGACCATAACATGGACACCGTTTGTTGGACAACAACAGAACGCGTCGGGAACTTACTACAAGGTCTTTTGGCGCCGGTTGGCTGGTGTTGATGCTGACGTGACAGAGGAATCCGAATATCAATCCCAGATTGTCAAGCATTCACGTTCAGCTGGTCTTTTCGTTGCCACTGTCGATCGTAATCGTCGCTATTACTACACTCCCTACAAAGTGAAAG TTCAAGGATGTAACGATGTCGGGTGTGGCCAAGAATCTCCAGAGGTTTCCATTTATTCAGCTGAGGACGTTCCTCAAGTGGCTCCCAATCaa GTGGCCGCACGAGCTTTCAACTCGACATCATTGAACGTGACATGGCTCCCAATGGATTTATCTCGCAAGCAAATGCGAGGCAACATGATTGGATTCCGTATCAAATACTGGCGTCGTCAAGATAAGGAAGACGCTTCCGTCTTCTATCTGAGTCGAAGTACACGAAACGAAGCCCTGATCGTTGGTTTGATGCCCGATACATATTACTGGGTTCGTGTAATGGCGTACAACGGAGCTG GTGAGGGACCACAGAGTGAACGTTTCCTGGAACGTACGTTCAAGAAGGCACCGCTAAAACCTCCTACGACTGTTCAAGTGGTAGCAGTAAACCCGTCAACAGTACGCGTTACTTGGCGATACGTAGCGCCGAGTATCGAGGAAGAACCGCTCATTGGATACAAAGTCCGTGTTTGGGAGAGTGATCAAGACATGTCAACGGCAAACGATACGCTCGTTCCACTTGGTCGCAAGCTGGAAGCGTATGTCACCGGTCTCTCATGGGGAAAACGCTACAATCTTCGTGTCTTAGCTTACTCTCAAGGAGGTGACGGAAAGATGTCGTCGCCCACATGGGTTTTTAGAATGG gtgATGACAGCGATGTGAACTCATCCGTCCAAATGAATGTGGCCATATTAGTGTTATTGGCCAGTGTTATTTTATCGATCTGCCAGACATTTACGTATAATTTAGGTTTGTACACGTGA
- the LOC124349493 gene encoding peroxisomal multifunctional enzyme type 2-like has product MSSELRFDGKVTVVTGAGGGLGRAYALWFAERGSAVVVNDLGGSASGEGSGRAADVVVNEIKAKGGKAVADYNSVEEGDKIVQTAIDNFGRIDILVNNAGILRDKSVVNTSDNDWDLIHRVHLRGSFVTTRAAWPHFRKQNYGRIIMTSSVAGIYGNFGQSNYSAAKLGLLGLSNTLSIEGKKYNIHCNTIVPMAGSRLTKGILPPDMMEGMRPDLVAPVVLWLCHDSCTDTGSVIEAAAGWVGKYRWERTKGMTLRESTNDPILPEAVRDNWEQICDFNNSLHPKGSEASMLLGKVLQDLMEKDANRAANLSPVEQALNWRPAPVKCQVSPKEIILYALSVGASTTDKDGLRYLYEGSENFSPIPTFGVILAQEALSQSNMITGGMPGFQVDLSKVLHGEQFIEVHKEIPTHGNLEASLNVVDILDKKSGAVIVTNVEVVDESGDKVISAQWSIFVVGAGGFGGKRNSEHIVPHVDPPKRKPDASLTYKTSIDQAALYRLTGDRNPLHIDASFAAMGGFDRPILHGLASYGVSCRLVLQQYADNNPALFRSMKSRFASPVLPGQTLQVDMWQEGNRIHLETKVAETGKAVLTGAYIDLKSVASAPAPAPAVASTGLLSETVFAEMKRRLDAKPEVGAKINAVYQWNILSNKKPAASWVVDLKANPGDIYQGEPKGNKADCILTLEDADMVALVTGKLNAQKAYMQGKLKIKGNIMLTQKLQGLLKENANL; this is encoded by the exons ATGTCTTCTGAACTCCGATTTGATGGAAAGGTTACTGTCGTAACTGGAGCTGGTGGTG GTTTGGGAAGAGCTTATGCATTGTGGTTCGCTGAGCGAGGTTCTGCTGTTGTGGTCAATGATTTAGGTGGTTCTGCCAGTGGAGAGGGTAGTGGAAGAgctgctgatgttgttgtGAATGAAATCAAAGCTAAAG GAGGGAAAGCTGTTGCTGATTATAACAGTGTTGAAGAAGGAGATAAGATAGTACAAACTGCAATTGATAACTTTGGAAGGATTGATATTCTTGTCAACAACG CTGGCATCTTGCGTGACAAGTCCGTGGTAAATACAAGCGATAATGATTGGGACTTGATTCATCGTGTACATTTACGCGGATCTTTCGTTACTACCAGAGCTGCGTGGCCCCATTTCCGAAAACAAAACTATGGCCGTATTATCATGACATCTTCCGTTGCTGGAATTTACGGCAATTTCGGACAAAGCAATTACAG TGCTGCTAAACTGGGACTCCTTGGATTGAGCAACACCCTGTCTATCGAAGGCAAAAAATACAACATTCATTGCAACACCATTGTTCCTATGGCTGGATCTCGACTTACCAAGGGAATTCTACCACCTG ATATGATGGAAGGAATGAGACCAGATCTTGTTGCTCCAGTCGTACTTTGGCTTTGCCATGACAGTTGTACCGACACCGGATCCGTGATTGAAGCTGCGGCTGGATGGGTTGGCAAAT ATCGCTGGGAAAGGACAAAAGGTATGACTTTACGTGAAAGCACGAATGATCCCATTCTTCCGGAAGCAGTTCGTGACAATTGGGAGCAGATTTGCGATTTCAACAACTCCTTGCATCCTAAAGGCAGCGAA GCTTCCATGTTGCTTGGTAAAGTTCTTCAAGATCTCATGGAAAAAGACGCCAATAGAGCTGCCAACCTCTCCCCAGTG GAGCAAGCCTTAAACTGGCGCCCAGCTCCAGTCAAGTGCCAAGTCTCTCCCAAAGAGATTATTTTGTATGCGCTGTCAG ttggAGCTTCAACTACTGATAAAGATGGCCTCCGTTACCTGTATGAAGGTAGCGAGAACTTCTCGCCGATCCCCACTTTCGGTGTGATTTTGGCTCAAGAGGCTCTGAGCCAGAGCAACATGATTACTGGTGGAATGCCCGGTTTCCAAGTTGACCTTTCCAAA GTACTACATGGAGAGCAATTCATCGaagtgcacaaagaaattccaACTCATGGAAATCTTGAAGCCAGTCTGAATGTTGTTGACATTTTGGATAAGAAATCGGGAGCTGTGATAGTAACGAAtg TGGAGGTCGTGGACGAGTCGGGTGATAAGGTTATTTCGGCCCAATGGTCCATTTTCGTCGTCGGTGCTGGCGGTTTCGGTGGCAAACGTAACTCTGAGCACATTGTTCCACATGTTGATCCTCCCAAGCGTAAACCCGACGCCTCTTTGACTTACAAGACTTCAATCGACCAA gctGCCTTGTACCGCCTTACTGGCGATCGCAATCCTCTGCACATCGACGCTTCTTTCGCCGCTATGGGAGGATTTGATCGTCCTATCCTTCATGGACTTGCCTCTTACGGAGTTTCTTGCCGCCTTGTTCTGCAACAGTACGCTGACAATAATCCAGCCTTGTTTAGATCCATGAAG TCAAGGTTCGCCAGCCCAGTTCTCCCAGGCCAAACTCTACAAGTCGACATGTGGCAAGAGGGCAATCGTATTCACCTAGAGACTAAAGTAGCTGAAACCGGCAAAGCAGTTTTGACTGGTGCCTACATCGATTTGAAGTCTGTTGCATCTGCCCCCGCACCAGCCCCCGCCGTGGCATCGACCGGACTATTGAGCGAGACAGTTTTCGCTGAAATGAAACGTCGTCTGGATGCTAAACCAGAAGTCGGAGCTAAAATCAACGCGGTCTATCAGTGGAATATTCTTTCGAACAAGAAACCAGCTGCATCATGGG TTGTGGATTTGAAAGCCAATCCAGGTGATATCTACCAGGGAGAGCCAAAAGGAAACAAAGCGGATTGCATCCTTACACTTGAGGATGCAGATATGGTTGCCTTG GTCACTGGTAAGCTTAATGCCCAGAAGGCTTACATGCAAGGAAAACTGAAGATTAAGGGTAACATTATGCTGACCCAAAAGCTCCAAGGGCTGCTCAAAGAAAATGCCAATTTATAA
- the LOC124349716 gene encoding intraflagellar transport protein 52 homolog, translating into MVPGPINGFAPSAVSSPSRSDVSSTILFDTSKSNQFGVNDGLRQIQRLLKNRWRLANTKDRLTIESLSSSRLAILAGPQDRYNEAEFNALRQFIDLGGNLLVLLGEGGEQQFNTNINFLLEEYGIMINNDAVISTMYQKYFHPKECFIEEVQSWMKNSTASSAESSASLPKIVYPYGATLNVAKPAIVMATTTTSCLPQQRPIAATYNNPRLKGNGGKIAVIGSVHIFSDNYLDKEDNKRWLEDLVEYLTDTKATILDFDRDVDIAEYATVPNIMQLSQHPRICLTESEEVPQDWTTLFQTKLFNLDTNLVPKVLESYQQVGVKHETLKLIPPQFETPLPGLQVAVFPPLFRTLPPPPLELYDLDAEFSSEKNRLSQLTNRCNDNDLEYFIIEAGHILNIIPQLKLTGNNTDRAKQIIQHVLERISQFKKSNPII; encoded by the exons ATGGTTCCCGGTCCCATCAACGGATTTGCTCCGTCGGCGGTGAGTTCTCCGTCCCGCAGTGACGTGTCCAGCACCATTTTATTTGACACGTCCAAGAGCAATCAATTTGGCGTCAACGACGGGCTAAGGCAAATCCAACGGCTTTTGAAGAATCGCTGGCGACTGGCGAATACAAAAGACAGGCTCACTATTGAATCGCTGAGTTCTTCAAGGCTGGCCATTTTAGCCGGACCGCAAGATCGTTACAATGAAGCAGAATTCAATGCTCTTCGACAGTTTATCGATCTTGGTGGCAATCTGTTGGTGTTGCTAGGCGAAGGTGGAGAGCAGCAATTCAACACGAACATCAACTTCCTCCTGGAAGAGTATGGCATCATGATTAACAATG ATGCTGTGATCAGTACAATGTACCAGAAATATTTCCACCCTAAGGAATGTTTCATCGAGGAGGTTCAATCTTGGATGAAAAATTCGACAGCGTCGAGTGCAGAGTCGAGCGCAAGTTTACCGAAAATTGTTTATCCGTACGGAGCGACGTTAAACGTAGCAAAGCCGGCTATTGTCATGGCAACGACAACGACCAGCTGCCTACCGCAACAGCGTCCTATCGCTGCTACCTACAACAATCCAAG attAAAGGGCAATGGCGGTAAAATTGCCGTCATCGGTTCAGTCCATATATTTTCCGATAATTACCTTGATAAGGAGGATAATAAACGATGGCTGGAAGACCTAGTGGAATACCTGACGGACACTAAGGCGACTATTCTAGACTTCGACCGCGACGTTGac ATTGCCGAGTATGCCACCGTTCCGAATATTATGCAATTATCTCAACATCCCCGGATTTGCCTAACTGAATCGGAAGAAGTCCCCCAAGATTGGACGACGCTTTTCCAGACTAAAC TTTTCAACTTGGATACTAATTTGGTGCCGAAGGTGTTGGAGTCATATCAGCAAGTCGGTGTCAAGCACGAGACCTTAAAACTCATTCCACCGCAGTTCGAAACTCCGTTGCCGGGATTACAA GTAGCCGTTTTCCCGCCGCTATTTCGTACATTACCCCCTCCGCCGTTGGAGTTATACGACCTGGATGCGGAATTTAGTTCCGAAAAAAATCGGCTGTCTCAGCTCACTAATCGTTGCAACGACAACGATTTGGAGTATTTCATCATCGAAGCTGGCCACATACTCAACATAATCCCACAATTAAAATTGACCGGAAATAATACGGATCgagccaaacaaataattcaaCATGTTTTGGAACGTATTtctcaattcaaaaaatcgaATCCAATTATATGA
- the LOC124349899 gene encoding predicted GPI-anchored protein 58: protein MQTKRMMSFQNSVIPVTLATCYSVLLLAEAKPYGGMMPSAPIVDASPWMPIAQPSYYSGGYNSYQPSYGTRVAPLQTKSRAISPTDPKPEAPAPASQWVQPNPATPEAPAAPAASPWFQPPQISEAPAPASQWAQPNPTTPEAPATSPWVQPATQNSEAPAVSQWAQPNPTIPEVPAAIPSASQQWAPAGAAPVVPFWMSTPNSSPMSPPPPVADPTVDVPAITSPQTENAPVLPQSPPPAVQPENGDANVIFNSVQVSVPAVQGSGQDNWPETPRMVPEADNLPALPPATFGQFAVQPAR, encoded by the exons ATGCAGACCAAAAGGATGATGTCGTTTCAAAATTCCGTTATTCCAGTTACTCTGGCCACTTGTTACAGTGTTTTGTTGCTGGCGGAAGCCAAACCGTATGGTGGAATGATGCCATCAGCTCCCATAGTTGACGCTTCGCCCTGGAT GCCTATTGCTCAACCCAGTTACTATTCCGGCGGCTACAACTCTTACCAACCTTCTTATGGAACCCGAGTTGCGCCCCTACAAACAAAATCTCGTGCTATTTCACCGACTGATCCTAAACCTGAAGCTCCTGCTCCTGCAAGTCAATGGGTTCAGCCAAATCCTGCAACTCCTGAAGCCCCTGCCGCTCCTGCCGCCAGCCCGTGGTTTCAACCTCCGCAAATATCTGAAGCTCCTGCTCCTGCCAGTCAATGGGCTCAACCAAATCCCACAACGCCAGAAGCTCCTGCCACCAGCCCGTGGGTTCAGCCAGCTACCCAAAATTCTGAAGCTCCTGCCGTCAGTCAATGGGCACAACCAAATCCGACAATACCTGAAGTTCCTGCCGCCATTCCGTCAGCTTCTCAACAGTGGGCTCCAGCTGGTGCAGCTCCAGTAGTTCCTTTTTGGATGAGTACTCCTAATAGTTCTCCCATgtctccaccaccacctgtTGCTGACCCAACAGTTGACGTTCCAGCAATCACTTCTCCGCAAACGGAAAACGCACCGGTTCTTCCGCAATCACCTCCACCTGCAGTGCAGCCGGAAAATGGTGATGCTAATGTAATTTTTAACTCAGTTCAAGTATCAGTCCCCGCAGTACAAGGTTCGGGACAAGACAACTGGCCCGAAACTCCACGAATGGTACCGGAGGCAGACAATCTCCCCGCTTTACCACCAGCCACATTCGGTCAATTTGCTGTTCAGCCAGCCCGCTAA